Proteins found in one Acidobacteriota bacterium genomic segment:
- a CDS encoding S8 family serine peptidase: protein MQRFTLARHMSRRLTLCRRVGPCPADASVRISVLLHAKDGRALREAVHAVSDPKGAAYGRHLTPDQVRDLVAPGYQDLDAVLAFLSDSGLRVEGVSGARTAVQASGPAESVARAFDAPIGLFAPPRGLADGRQRAYGIERDPTIPASLSAVIRGVAGLNDLPAARRFPPLLAPKRSRVPRRGPAAARGPGGGYTPAEIHAAYGVGGSVETGGRGERVAILEFGGGFSSTDFSAFCSAYGLPAADVTEVSVSGAKNDYSGRTGDADVEVALDMDWVRATAPEAEMDLWWTPNVDTGWVDFLAAILDAPDARRPGVVSISWGMPEDGFSTSRRYDQTRQLFQACALLGVTFVCASGDAGAADELPDDGWYDGQRHVDFPSVVPEVTSVGGTKLLPSGRGFAETAWNDGPGRGATGGGFSRLIAVPDWQKAAFSSRKGVTGRGIPDVSAVASPDPGLSIFVRGKWAAAGGTSVAAPIWAGFIARVNAERVAAKKARLGAANAALYAAGRGASTPFRDVVRGDNTYAGVSGFAAGKGWDPVTGLGTPEVARLIRSLLR from the coding sequence GTGCAGCGCTTCACCCTGGCCCGCCACATGTCCCGCCGCCTGACGCTCTGCCGGCGCGTCGGGCCCTGCCCGGCCGACGCGTCCGTGAGGATCAGCGTCCTCCTCCACGCGAAGGACGGGCGCGCCCTGCGCGAGGCCGTGCACGCCGTCTCGGACCCGAAGGGCGCCGCGTACGGCCGCCACCTCACGCCGGACCAGGTCCGGGACCTCGTCGCGCCCGGCTACCAGGACCTCGACGCGGTCCTCGCGTTTCTCAGCGACTCCGGCCTGCGGGTCGAGGGCGTCTCCGGCGCCCGCACGGCCGTGCAGGCGAGCGGACCGGCCGAGTCCGTCGCGCGGGCCTTCGACGCCCCGATCGGTCTTTTTGCGCCGCCGCGCGGTCTCGCGGACGGCCGGCAGCGCGCCTACGGGATCGAGAGGGACCCGACGATCCCGGCGTCCCTCTCGGCCGTGATTCGCGGCGTCGCGGGGCTGAACGACCTGCCGGCGGCGCGCCGGTTCCCGCCGCTCCTCGCGCCGAAGCGCTCGCGCGTGCCGCGGCGCGGCCCGGCGGCGGCCCGGGGCCCGGGCGGCGGCTACACGCCCGCGGAGATCCATGCGGCCTACGGCGTCGGAGGATCCGTCGAGACCGGCGGGCGCGGCGAGCGCGTCGCGATCCTCGAGTTCGGCGGCGGCTTCTCGAGCACGGACTTCTCCGCCTTCTGCTCGGCCTACGGTCTCCCGGCCGCCGACGTCACGGAGGTCTCGGTCTCCGGCGCGAAGAACGACTACAGCGGGCGCACGGGCGACGCCGACGTCGAGGTCGCGCTCGACATGGACTGGGTCCGCGCGACCGCGCCGGAAGCCGAGATGGACCTCTGGTGGACACCGAACGTCGACACCGGATGGGTGGACTTTCTCGCGGCGATCCTCGACGCGCCGGACGCGCGCCGTCCGGGCGTGGTCTCGATCTCGTGGGGAATGCCCGAGGACGGATTCTCGACGTCTCGCCGTTACGACCAGACGCGGCAGCTCTTCCAGGCCTGCGCGCTGCTCGGGGTCACGTTCGTCTGCGCGTCCGGCGACGCCGGCGCGGCCGACGAGCTGCCCGACGACGGGTGGTACGACGGACAGCGCCACGTCGACTTCCCGAGCGTCGTGCCCGAAGTCACGTCCGTCGGCGGGACGAAGCTGCTCCCGTCCGGCCGCGGGTTCGCCGAGACGGCCTGGAACGACGGGCCGGGACGCGGCGCCACGGGCGGAGGGTTTTCGCGCCTGATCGCGGTGCCCGACTGGCAGAAGGCCGCCTTCTCGAGCCGCAAGGGCGTGACCGGCCGCGGCATTCCCGACGTTTCCGCGGTCGCGTCGCCGGATCCCGGCCTCTCGATCTTCGTGCGTGGAAAGTGGGCGGCGGCGGGCGGCACCAGCGTCGCAGCGCCGATCTGGGCCGGCTTCATCGCGCGCGTCAACGCCGAGCGCGTCGCCGCGAAGAAGGCCCGCCTCGGCGCGGCGAACGCGGCCCTCTACGCCGCCGGGCGGGGCGCCTCGACGCCGTTCCGGGACGTCGTGCGCGGCGACAACACTTACGCGGGCGTATCCGGCTTCGCCGCGGGGAAGGGCTGGGACCCCGTCACCGGTCTCGGAACGCCCGAAGTGGCGCGGCTCATCCGTTCCCTGCTGCGCTGA
- a CDS encoding lipocalin-like domain-containing protein yields MSTPSLVGAWKLLVLEFRSDGQVVYPTGRDAAGMCLYDATGHMSLQIMRVDRPRFASGDMLSGAPEDVMAAAKGYIAYGGTYVEDVVNGVVVHHVTHSLFPNWVGTDLVRFFKRAGDRLIVSAPTQVVGGHLMDAMLIWERLSDVERH; encoded by the coding sequence ATGAGCACGCCGTCGCTGGTGGGTGCCTGGAAGCTCCTCGTTCTCGAGTTCCGCTCGGACGGGCAGGTCGTGTATCCCACGGGGCGCGACGCGGCGGGTATGTGCCTTTACGACGCCACCGGCCACATGTCGCTCCAGATCATGCGGGTCGACCGGCCGCGCTTCGCCTCGGGCGACATGTTGAGCGGGGCGCCCGAGGACGTGATGGCCGCGGCGAAGGGTTACATCGCTTACGGCGGCACGTACGTCGAGGACGTTGTGAACGGCGTCGTCGTGCACCACGTCACGCACTCGCTCTTTCCGAACTGGGTCGGCACCGACCTCGTCCGGTTCTTCAAGCGGGCCGGGGACCGCCTCATCGTGAGCGCGCCGACGCAGGTCGTGGGCGGTCACCTCATGGACGCCATGCTCATCTGGGAACGGCTCTCGGACGTCGAGAGGCACTGA
- a CDS encoding beta-propeller fold lactonase family protein, which yields MHRAFLRTVLAAAFALALAPSGPAAERSVPGKLPTGETLLPNGRLLTPTGTQTEVAPYPFALALTPDGKRVVAACTGSDDQSLHLLDAATGKSLAKEPVKKSWLGLAISPDGKRVYLAGAGGKNVLVYRLENDRFAAEPSLSVLAAGESARLDAAPSGLAASADGKSLWAARILLNDVVRIDLASRTVVATVAVGVHPYRPVLSADGTLLAVGNWGAASVSLLDTATGAVVATVKTADHPSDVLFSRDGRTLFVAQSNRNLVAAVDLASRTVVRQISVALGPDGPGTPSADALPDGSTPNALSLSPDGRTLYVANADDDAVAVVDVGGDLRAARTKGFIPSGWYPAALALSPDGRTLWVANAKGGWSWANAAGGPDPTKKGDDKKAWKKTRTIPGSVSRIDVPSPKALAAHTVRAYANRRPAARGASPAKASAVVPAAPGGVSPIKHVVYVIRENRTYDQVLGDLPQGNGDPSLTIFGREVTPNAHALAEDFVLLDNLYCDAEVSADGHNWSMGAYATDFVEKVWPPVYGNVAFSYLFEGNDANAYPTNGYLWDAAARAGLTLRNYGEFVGTSAEWSPTTMNLEEGATGALKGNTCPFFPGFDTDILDNARVDVFLKEFRGFAKAKEMPRLLILRLGNDHTVGTKKGGRSPRAMVAENDVALGRLVEAISHSPFWKDTAIFVIEDDAQNGSDHVDAHRTVGFVVSPYTRRKGFVDSTMYSTVSMLRTMELLLGLPPLSQHDAGATPMTNAFADAPDLAPFVHRETKIPFYEMNPDGAPMQAASNSWDFTREDAAPDLALNEAIWKSVRGAEAVMPAPVNASWVRLKEKGGD from the coding sequence ATGCACCGTGCTTTCCTGCGAACCGTTCTCGCCGCCGCCTTCGCCCTCGCCCTCGCGCCGTCCGGCCCGGCCGCGGAGCGCTCCGTCCCTGGGAAGCTCCCGACGGGAGAGACGCTCTTGCCGAACGGACGGCTCCTGACGCCCACCGGGACCCAGACCGAGGTCGCGCCGTATCCCTTCGCGCTCGCCCTCACCCCGGACGGGAAGCGGGTCGTCGCGGCCTGCACCGGGTCCGACGACCAGTCGCTGCATCTCCTCGACGCGGCGACGGGGAAGTCGCTCGCGAAAGAGCCCGTCAAGAAATCCTGGCTCGGTCTCGCGATCTCTCCGGACGGAAAGCGCGTGTACCTCGCCGGCGCCGGCGGCAAGAACGTGCTCGTGTACCGGCTGGAGAATGACCGCTTCGCCGCCGAGCCCTCCCTTTCCGTGCTCGCGGCCGGCGAGAGTGCCCGACTCGACGCCGCGCCCTCCGGCCTCGCCGCCTCCGCGGACGGGAAGAGCCTGTGGGCCGCGCGGATCCTCTTGAACGACGTCGTCCGGATCGACCTGGCGTCGCGCACGGTGGTGGCGACGGTCGCGGTCGGCGTCCACCCCTACCGCCCGGTTCTCTCGGCGGACGGGACGCTCCTCGCGGTGGGGAACTGGGGGGCCGCGTCTGTGTCGCTCCTCGACACCGCGACCGGTGCCGTCGTCGCGACCGTGAAGACCGCGGATCACCCCTCGGACGTGCTCTTTTCGCGCGACGGCCGTACGCTCTTTGTCGCCCAGTCGAACCGCAACCTCGTCGCCGCCGTGGACCTCGCCTCGCGCACCGTGGTGCGGCAGATCTCCGTCGCGCTCGGGCCGGACGGCCCCGGCACGCCGTCGGCGGACGCGCTCCCGGACGGCTCGACGCCGAACGCGCTCTCGCTCTCCCCGGACGGACGAACGCTCTACGTTGCGAACGCCGACGACGACGCCGTGGCCGTCGTCGACGTCGGCGGCGATCTTCGCGCGGCCCGAACGAAGGGCTTCATCCCGAGCGGCTGGTATCCCGCCGCCCTCGCGCTCTCCCCGGACGGCAGGACGCTCTGGGTCGCGAACGCGAAGGGCGGCTGGTCGTGGGCGAACGCGGCCGGCGGGCCCGACCCCACGAAGAAAGGCGACGACAAGAAGGCCTGGAAGAAGACGCGCACGATTCCGGGCTCCGTTTCCCGGATCGACGTCCCGTCGCCGAAGGCGCTCGCGGCGCACACGGTGCGCGCGTACGCGAACCGCCGGCCGGCCGCGCGCGGGGCGTCGCCCGCAAAGGCCTCGGCGGTCGTCCCGGCGGCACCCGGCGGCGTCTCGCCGATCAAGCACGTCGTCTACGTGATCCGCGAGAACCGCACGTACGATCAGGTGCTCGGCGACCTCCCGCAGGGCAACGGCGACCCGTCCCTCACGATCTTCGGGCGCGAGGTGACGCCGAATGCCCACGCGCTCGCGGAGGACTTCGTCCTCCTCGACAACCTCTATTGCGACGCCGAGGTGTCGGCGGACGGCCACAACTGGTCGATGGGCGCATACGCCACGGATTTCGTCGAAAAGGTCTGGCCGCCGGTCTACGGCAACGTCGCCTTCTCGTACCTCTTCGAGGGAAACGACGCGAACGCGTACCCGACGAACGGCTACCTGTGGGACGCGGCCGCGCGCGCGGGCCTGACCCTGCGCAATTACGGGGAATTCGTCGGCACCTCCGCGGAGTGGTCGCCGACGACGATGAACCTCGAGGAGGGAGCGACAGGCGCGCTGAAGGGGAACACCTGCCCCTTCTTCCCCGGATTCGACACGGACATCCTCGACAACGCGCGCGTCGACGTCTTCCTCAAGGAGTTCCGCGGCTTTGCGAAGGCGAAGGAGATGCCGCGCCTCCTGATTCTGCGGCTCGGGAACGACCATACGGTGGGGACGAAGAAGGGTGGGCGCTCGCCGCGCGCGATGGTGGCCGAGAACGACGTCGCGCTCGGGCGCCTCGTCGAGGCGATCTCGCATTCGCCGTTCTGGAAGGACACCGCGATCTTCGTGATCGAGGACGACGCGCAGAACGGCTCGGACCACGTCGACGCGCACCGGACCGTCGGCTTCGTGGTTTCGCCGTACACCCGCCGCAAGGGCTTCGTGGACTCGACGATGTACTCCACGGTGTCGATGCTCCGCACGATGGAGCTGCTGCTCGGACTCCCGCCGCTGTCGCAGCACGATGCGGGCGCGACGCCCATGACGAACGCCTTCGCGGACGCGCCGGACCTTGCGCCCTTCGTCCACCGCGAGACGAAGATTCCGTTCTACGAGATGAACCCGGACGGCGCGCCGATGCAGGCCGCGTCCAACTCCTGGGACTTCACCCGGGAGGACGCGGCGCCCGACCTCGCCCTCAACGAGGCGATCTGGAAGAGCGTGCGCGGAGCCGAGGCCGTGATGCCGGCGCCCGTGAACGCCTCGTGGGTTCGCCTGAAGGAGAAGGGCGGCGACTGA
- a CDS encoding protein kinase — translation MIGEVLGRYRIDARLGAGGMGEVWRAEDLRLRRPVALKVLRGAATAEETARLLREARLASQLSHPNIAVIYEIDEAPRDGAVVPFIAMEFVEGRTLAERLKEGPLSAGEALDVAEQIASALESAHARGVVHRDVKPGNVIVDAAGRAKVLDFGLAAWRAPAGFSGETWSAGPAGPTQSLPGVIVGTVAYMSPEQARGQDVDARTDIFSLGVLLWESVTGRRPFEGANAVETLDLLLHADPPPLSRSAEGVPPELEAVVLRMLAKDRERRYETMRDARLDLEALARGGARTATGAPVPGAPAPPANAVAVLVFTNITRSPEDDWLGTGIMETVTADLKAVPGLSVIGCERICEVEKRLTGHATRGETELAARLGREVGARWVVTGGFQRLGERVRITARASEVESGEVLTTVKVDGAMADLFELQDRIVAQLAEGFHVAARPTSGAGEATHVVDAYEAFSKGLVNLRAESRESVDRAILFFERAVALDPNYARAWIELGAAYDTKATYLAMPELLERAVQAFERGLALEPRLSRAWRELGATLVTLGREERGFEAIRRALELDPEDGSAHAALGRAYFIGKGMFPEAAASFERALQRNPQGGWYALQLAHVATLLRDFPLADRAARQAIELQERGLSGREGVLIVGAYMRLGVALALQGRYDEALEEYRRELAFLRRVDHALKERIIVELHVHIGSVLLALGRSESGRSALRVALDAFEERLRMGADDPYTRYYVAAGWALLGEKERALDALERAAAQRHAYTAARARIDPDFEALRADPRFAAIAGPA, via the coding sequence GTGATCGGGGAGGTTCTGGGGCGCTACCGGATCGACGCGCGGCTCGGAGCCGGCGGAATGGGCGAGGTGTGGCGCGCGGAGGACCTCCGGCTGCGCCGCCCCGTCGCGCTCAAGGTCCTCAGGGGCGCGGCCACGGCCGAAGAGACGGCGCGCCTCCTGCGCGAGGCGCGCCTCGCCTCGCAGCTCAGCCATCCGAACATCGCCGTGATCTACGAGATCGACGAGGCGCCGCGCGACGGTGCCGTGGTGCCGTTCATCGCGATGGAGTTCGTGGAGGGTCGGACGCTGGCGGAGAGGCTCAAGGAGGGTCCCCTGTCCGCCGGCGAGGCCCTCGACGTGGCGGAACAGATCGCGTCCGCGCTCGAGTCGGCGCACGCGCGCGGCGTGGTCCACCGGGACGTCAAGCCCGGCAACGTCATCGTGGACGCTGCGGGCCGCGCGAAGGTGCTCGACTTCGGGCTCGCGGCCTGGCGGGCGCCGGCGGGCTTTTCGGGCGAGACGTGGAGCGCCGGCCCCGCGGGGCCGACGCAGTCCCTGCCCGGCGTCATCGTCGGGACGGTGGCGTACATGTCACCCGAGCAGGCGCGGGGCCAGGACGTCGACGCGCGCACGGACATCTTCTCGCTCGGGGTCCTCCTCTGGGAGTCCGTCACCGGGCGGCGCCCGTTCGAGGGCGCGAACGCCGTCGAAACCCTCGACCTCCTTCTCCACGCGGACCCGCCGCCGCTCTCCCGTTCGGCCGAGGGCGTCCCGCCGGAGCTCGAGGCCGTCGTCCTGCGGATGCTCGCGAAGGACCGCGAGCGGCGGTACGAGACGATGCGCGACGCGCGCCTTGACCTCGAGGCCCTCGCGCGCGGCGGCGCGCGGACGGCGACGGGAGCGCCCGTCCCCGGGGCGCCCGCCCCGCCCGCGAACGCGGTGGCCGTTCTCGTCTTCACGAACATCACGAGGAGCCCGGAGGACGACTGGCTCGGGACGGGGATCATGGAGACCGTCACGGCGGATCTGAAGGCGGTCCCGGGTCTCTCCGTGATCGGGTGCGAGCGGATCTGCGAGGTCGAGAAGCGCCTGACCGGACACGCCACGCGCGGCGAGACGGAGCTCGCGGCCCGGCTCGGGCGCGAGGTCGGCGCGCGCTGGGTCGTCACTGGCGGGTTTCAACGGCTCGGGGAACGCGTGCGGATCACGGCGCGCGCCAGCGAGGTCGAGTCCGGCGAGGTCCTCACGACCGTGAAGGTCGACGGGGCGATGGCCGACCTCTTCGAGCTCCAGGACCGGATCGTCGCGCAGCTCGCCGAAGGCTTCCACGTCGCGGCCCGGCCCACCTCCGGCGCGGGCGAGGCGACGCACGTGGTCGACGCCTACGAGGCGTTCTCGAAGGGCCTCGTGAACCTCCGGGCCGAGAGCCGCGAGTCGGTTGACCGCGCGATCCTCTTTTTCGAGCGGGCCGTCGCGCTCGACCCGAACTACGCGCGAGCGTGGATCGAGCTCGGCGCCGCGTACGACACGAAGGCGACCTACCTCGCCATGCCCGAGCTTCTCGAGCGTGCGGTGCAGGCGTTCGAGCGCGGGCTGGCCCTCGAGCCGCGTCTCTCGCGCGCGTGGCGCGAGCTCGGGGCCACGCTCGTGACCCTCGGCCGCGAGGAGCGCGGATTCGAGGCGATCCGCCGCGCTCTCGAGCTGGATCCCGAGGACGGGAGCGCCCACGCCGCTCTCGGCCGCGCGTACTTCATCGGGAAGGGGATGTTCCCGGAGGCGGCGGCGTCCTTCGAGCGGGCCCTCCAGCGAAATCCCCAGGGCGGCTGGTACGCGCTCCAGCTCGCGCACGTGGCGACCCTTCTCCGCGACTTTCCGCTCGCGGACCGCGCGGCGCGGCAGGCGATCGAGCTGCAGGAGCGCGGGCTTTCGGGGCGGGAGGGCGTTCTGATCGTCGGGGCCTACATGCGCCTCGGCGTCGCGCTCGCGCTCCAGGGGCGGTACGACGAGGCGCTCGAAGAGTATCGGCGGGAGCTCGCGTTCCTGAGGCGCGTCGACCACGCCTTGAAGGAGCGGATCATCGTCGAGCTCCACGTCCACATCGGAAGCGTGCTCCTCGCCCTGGGCCGGTCAGAGTCCGGCAGGTCCGCTCTCCGCGTCGCGCTCGACGCCTTCGAAGAGCGCCTGCGGATGGGAGCGGACGACCCGTACACGCGCTACTACGTGGCCGCGGGCTGGGCTCTCCTCGGGGAGAAGGAGCGGGCGCTCGACGCGCTCGAGCGCGCCGCCGCGCAGCGTCACGCCTACACGGCCGCGCGGGCCCGGATCGACCCGGACTTCGAAGCCCTGCGCGCCGACCCCCGGTTCGCGGCGATCGCGGGTCCGGCCTGA
- the lpdA gene encoding dihydrolipoyl dehydrogenase gives MYDLVVIGSGPGGYVAAIRAAQLGLKTAIVEKDAKTPGVGLGGTCLHRGCIPTKAMLKSASLYDETKNHAASFGVKTAGVELDYPGVVKFRDKVVFKGAKGVEYLMKKNKIDVVPGFGRLLAANRVAVTGEGGETVLETKNVLIATGSVPRDLPHLKADGVSILNSDHILKSTSIPKSLLVIGSGAVGSEFASCFARYGTKTVLVEVLPRILPIEDEEVSKEVEKAFRKKGIAVHVKTGVESVTPNGDGSVTVTAKGPDGGPISWSVEKVLLAVGRKPVTEGLGLEALGVAVERGYVKVDRNQRTNVPGVWAIGDVTPTIWLAHVASAEGIVAAETMAGHPTVPVNRDQVPGCTYCDPEVASIGLTEANAKERGYAVKTGRFNFGVLAKTAMESTQEGFVKIVSDAKYDEILGVHIVGPHATELIAEGAALLRLEATTEEMIRTIHAHPTLSEALHEAAEAVHGHNIHG, from the coding sequence ATGTACGACCTCGTCGTGATCGGCTCGGGACCCGGCGGCTACGTCGCCGCCATCCGCGCCGCGCAGCTCGGACTGAAGACCGCGATCGTCGAGAAGGACGCGAAGACGCCCGGCGTCGGCCTCGGCGGCACGTGCCTCCACCGCGGGTGCATTCCGACCAAGGCGATGCTGAAGTCCGCGTCGCTCTACGACGAGACGAAGAACCACGCCGCCTCCTTCGGCGTGAAAACGGCCGGCGTCGAGCTCGACTACCCCGGCGTCGTGAAGTTCCGCGACAAGGTCGTCTTCAAGGGCGCCAAGGGCGTCGAGTACCTCATGAAGAAGAACAAGATCGACGTCGTGCCGGGATTCGGGCGGCTCCTCGCCGCGAACCGCGTCGCCGTCACGGGCGAGGGCGGCGAGACCGTGCTCGAGACGAAGAACGTCCTGATCGCGACCGGCTCGGTCCCGCGGGACCTTCCCCACCTCAAGGCGGACGGCGTATCGATCCTGAACTCCGACCACATCCTGAAGTCCACCTCGATCCCGAAGTCGCTCCTCGTGATCGGCTCGGGAGCCGTCGGCTCCGAATTCGCGTCGTGCTTCGCGCGCTACGGAACGAAGACGGTTCTCGTGGAGGTTCTTCCGCGCATCCTCCCCATCGAGGACGAAGAGGTCTCGAAGGAAGTCGAGAAGGCGTTCAGGAAGAAGGGCATCGCGGTCCACGTGAAGACGGGCGTCGAGTCCGTCACGCCAAACGGGGACGGCAGCGTCACGGTCACGGCGAAGGGGCCGGACGGCGGGCCCATCTCATGGTCCGTCGAGAAGGTTCTCCTCGCGGTCGGGCGCAAGCCGGTCACGGAGGGCCTCGGCCTCGAAGCGCTCGGCGTCGCGGTCGAGCGCGGCTACGTGAAGGTCGACCGAAACCAGCGCACGAACGTCCCGGGCGTCTGGGCGATCGGCGACGTGACCCCGACGATCTGGCTCGCGCACGTGGCGTCGGCCGAGGGCATCGTGGCCGCCGAGACGATGGCGGGCCATCCTACGGTGCCCGTGAACCGCGACCAGGTGCCCGGCTGCACGTATTGCGACCCCGAGGTCGCGTCCATCGGCCTGACCGAAGCGAACGCCAAGGAGCGCGGGTACGCGGTGAAGACCGGCAGATTCAACTTCGGCGTCCTCGCCAAGACCGCCATGGAGTCGACGCAGGAGGGCTTCGTCAAGATCGTGTCGGACGCGAAGTACGACGAGATCCTCGGCGTCCACATCGTCGGCCCGCACGCGACCGAGCTCATCGCCGAGGGCGCCGCGCTGCTCCGCCTCGAGGCGACCACCGAGGAGATGATCCGGACGATCCACGCGCATCCGACGCTTTCGGAAGCGCTCCACGAGGCGGCGGAGGCTGTCCACGGCCACAACATCCACGGGTAG
- a CDS encoding response regulator transcription factor, which produces MTRALATILVVDDDPSIRRGVAAELAAAGYETLEAADGEEGARLAAEHEPDLVLTDIAMPVVDGFELIARLRKAGRTPILVLSVRGGDDDKIRALDLGADDYVVKPFSVPELLARVRAQLRRHADESAADVLEFPGLTLDRERRRVVVEGKEIRLTPTELAILELLASHAGKPITIRQIIGRVWHGAPGTTPDAVRVHVGSLRKKIEPDPARPRYIVTEPWVGYRFVAEPI; this is translated from the coding sequence ATGACGCGCGCCCTCGCGACGATCCTCGTCGTCGACGACGACCCCTCCATCCGGCGCGGCGTCGCGGCGGAGCTCGCGGCCGCCGGCTACGAAACGCTGGAGGCGGCCGACGGCGAGGAGGGCGCCCGGCTCGCCGCCGAGCACGAGCCCGACCTCGTCCTCACGGACATCGCGATGCCGGTCGTCGACGGTTTCGAGCTCATCGCACGCCTCCGCAAGGCGGGCCGGACGCCGATCCTCGTCCTGTCCGTGCGCGGCGGGGACGACGACAAGATCCGCGCGCTCGACCTCGGAGCCGACGACTACGTCGTCAAACCCTTCTCCGTACCCGAGCTCCTCGCGCGCGTGAGAGCCCAGCTGCGGCGGCACGCCGACGAGAGTGCGGCGGACGTCCTGGAATTCCCGGGCCTCACGCTGGACCGCGAGCGCCGGCGCGTCGTGGTCGAGGGCAAGGAGATCCGCCTCACGCCTACGGAGCTCGCGATCCTCGAGCTGCTCGCCTCGCACGCCGGGAAGCCCATCACGATCCGCCAGATCATCGGCCGCGTCTGGCACGGGGCTCCGGGCACGACGCCCGACGCCGTGCGCGTCCACGTCGGCTCGCTCCGCAAGAAGATCGAGCCCGACCCCGCCCGGCCGCGCTACATCGTGACGGAGCCCTGGGTGGGCTACCGGTTCGTCGCCGAGCCCATCTGA